A section of the Subtercola frigoramans genome encodes:
- the purQ gene encoding phosphoribosylformylglycinamidine synthase subunit PurQ, with translation MAGAHAGPVVDGELIGAPGAESGVRVGVVTFPGSLDDRDAARAVRMVGAEAVPLWHGSHDLEGVDAIILPGGFSYGDYLRAGAIASLSPIMSEIIDAARRGTPVLGICNGFQMLTEAHLLPGGLIRNDHGTFICRDQRLRVENTSTAWTNQFAAGAEITIPLKNGEGGYIASADSIDEIEGEGLVAFRYLDVNPNGSMNDIAGITNVRGNVVGLMPHPEHAVEEGFGPDTADAMRSGTDGLLLFASALTSLLSRA, from the coding sequence ATGGCCGGAGCCCACGCGGGGCCCGTCGTCGACGGCGAGCTCATCGGCGCGCCTGGCGCAGAATCGGGCGTACGCGTCGGGGTCGTCACCTTTCCAGGGTCGCTCGACGATCGGGATGCTGCCCGCGCGGTGCGCATGGTCGGGGCCGAGGCCGTGCCGCTGTGGCATGGCAGCCACGACCTCGAAGGCGTTGATGCGATCATCCTGCCCGGTGGCTTCAGCTACGGCGACTACCTGAGGGCCGGCGCGATCGCCAGCCTTTCGCCGATCATGTCGGAGATCATCGACGCAGCCCGGCGAGGAACACCTGTGCTCGGAATCTGCAACGGCTTCCAGATGCTCACTGAGGCGCACCTGCTGCCCGGCGGGCTCATTCGCAACGACCACGGCACCTTCATCTGCCGCGACCAGCGCCTGCGCGTCGAGAATACGTCGACGGCGTGGACCAACCAGTTCGCCGCGGGTGCCGAGATCACCATCCCTCTGAAGAACGGCGAAGGCGGTTACATCGCCTCGGCCGACTCGATCGATGAGATCGAGGGCGAGGGCCTGGTCGCATTCCGGTACCTCGACGTCAACCCGAACGGGTCGATGAACGACATCGCGGGCATCACCAACGTGCGTGGCAATGTGGTCGGCCTCATGCCGCACCCAGAGCACGCGGTCGAGGAGGGGTTCGGCCCTGACACCGCCGACGCCATGCGCAGCGGCACCGACGGCCTGCTGCTCTTCGCGAGCGCCCTCACAAGCCTGCTCTCCCGCGCCTGA
- a CDS encoding DUF559 domain-containing protein — MPKRVPLPPEYSRRYFSVTDARQSGVGRQRLNGPDLARPFHGVRAVETIADAEADAEEKCRSYSPRLRPCSRIPGGAGRRRLLDALQLIRLGCASPMETRLRLLIVRAGLPEPQLNVDILDGRGDFVACGDLYFPEQRVLVEYDGDQHRTDTKMYERDQTRLANLRAIGVECIRVRQSGYVTHPERTVAEITHALKV, encoded by the coding sequence ATGCCCAAACGTGTCCCATTGCCGCCCGAGTATTCGCGCCGGTACTTTTCGGTGACGGATGCCCGGCAGTCGGGCGTCGGAAGGCAGAGGCTGAACGGCCCCGATCTGGCTCGGCCGTTTCACGGGGTGCGCGCGGTCGAGACGATCGCCGATGCCGAAGCCGATGCCGAAGAGAAGTGCCGTTCATACAGCCCGCGCCTGCGCCCGTGTTCGCGCATACCGGGGGGGGCGGGGCGGCGAAGGCTGCTCGACGCACTGCAACTCATCCGCTTGGGGTGCGCCTCGCCGATGGAGACTCGCCTGAGGCTGCTCATCGTGCGCGCCGGCTTGCCCGAACCGCAACTGAACGTCGACATCCTCGACGGCAGGGGCGACTTCGTTGCCTGCGGCGACCTGTATTTCCCCGAGCAACGCGTCCTCGTCGAATACGACGGCGACCAGCACCGCACCGACACCAAGATGTACGAGAGAGACCAGACGCGCCTCGCGAACCTCCGGGCGATCGGCGTCGAGTGCATCCGCGTGCGGCAGTCTGGCTACGTCACCCACCCCGAGCGCACGGTCGCCGAAATCACGCACGCGCTCAAGGTCTGA